A single genomic interval of Paracoccus contaminans harbors:
- a CDS encoding prohead protease/major capsid protein fusion protein, which produces MENEEILDLPVIGRAGTMQSVDDASRTFEVLWTTGAQVRRYSWARDEEFDEELVVSPNAMRLDRLNAGAPFLNSHASQRLTDILGVVENGSIRIENGQGFARIRLSERDEVEPIWRDIKAGIIRNVSVGYRVHRFERVAKADRTDGGPRALYRAVDWEPLEISAVAIGADPGAGMRSEARQSDARQFPCAITTKGRNMPEDTIAAGADETRNAPAPAQTPAIPQAAPAVPAPDAESIRAEERSRVSTIMTLCARHDLGSDLANDLIARGVSIDAAREAVLDALGEANPLGRTIELAPAQARGTGDAAYRDAVADAIMHRAAPSLHAVSPQSREFAFRSLMDLARHAVERAGVNTAAMPDMEIAGFAMGMRSAGYHSTGDFPAILSSVVNQTLRAAYDATPRTFGAWSTRVTVRDFRPVDRLQIGNAPDLVKVPEGGEFTYGTATEGKESYAIATYGRIIGFSRQMLINDDLRAFDRVVQSFGASAANLESDILYSILLSNPAMGDGTALFHANHGNLGTAAAITEESLTAMLRAFAVQKDLDGRAITVLPRNIIVPPGKRMVEIHKQLAATTPGSTAEVNPYSNRFSVVEEIRLVNTAGPDPWFAATDPAFGAVEYAYLAGQEGLYTEHRVGFEVDGIEFKARHDFGAKAIDWRGLYKNPGIA; this is translated from the coding sequence ATGGAGAATGAGGAAATTCTCGACCTGCCCGTGATCGGGCGGGCCGGCACAATGCAATCTGTCGATGACGCCTCGCGCACATTCGAGGTTCTCTGGACCACCGGCGCGCAGGTGCGGCGCTATTCCTGGGCGCGCGACGAGGAGTTCGACGAAGAACTGGTCGTGTCGCCCAACGCGATGCGGCTGGACCGTCTGAACGCGGGCGCGCCTTTCCTGAACTCGCATGCGTCCCAGCGCCTGACCGACATTCTCGGCGTGGTCGAGAATGGCTCGATCCGCATCGAGAACGGCCAGGGGTTCGCCCGCATCCGGCTGTCAGAGCGCGATGAGGTCGAGCCGATCTGGCGCGACATCAAGGCCGGGATCATCCGCAATGTCTCGGTCGGATACCGGGTCCATCGCTTTGAGCGGGTGGCGAAGGCCGACCGCACCGATGGCGGTCCGCGCGCCCTCTATCGCGCGGTCGATTGGGAGCCGCTTGAAATCTCTGCCGTCGCCATCGGTGCCGATCCCGGCGCCGGCATGCGGTCGGAAGCCAGGCAGTCTGACGCCCGGCAATTCCCCTGCGCGATCACCACGAAAGGACGAAACATGCCTGAAGACACCATTGCGGCGGGTGCTGATGAAACCCGCAACGCCCCTGCCCCCGCGCAAACCCCTGCCATCCCGCAAGCGGCCCCGGCCGTGCCCGCGCCCGACGCGGAAAGCATCCGCGCGGAAGAACGCAGCCGGGTCAGCACCATCATGACGCTCTGCGCCCGGCACGATCTTGGCTCTGACCTTGCCAACGACCTGATCGCACGCGGCGTCTCGATCGATGCCGCCCGCGAGGCGGTCCTCGACGCACTGGGCGAGGCAAACCCGCTGGGCCGCACGATTGAGCTGGCCCCGGCGCAGGCCCGCGGCACCGGCGATGCCGCCTATCGCGATGCGGTTGCCGACGCGATCATGCACAGGGCGGCACCATCGCTGCATGCGGTATCGCCGCAATCGCGGGAATTCGCGTTCCGCAGCCTGATGGACCTGGCCCGCCATGCCGTCGAGCGCGCCGGCGTCAACACCGCCGCCATGCCCGATATGGAGATCGCAGGTTTCGCCATGGGCATGCGCTCGGCGGGTTACCACAGCACCGGAGACTTCCCGGCGATCCTCAGCAGCGTGGTCAACCAGACGCTGCGCGCCGCCTATGACGCGACCCCGCGTACCTTCGGGGCATGGTCCACGCGGGTGACGGTGCGGGATTTCCGGCCCGTTGACCGCCTGCAGATCGGCAACGCCCCCGATCTGGTCAAGGTGCCCGAAGGCGGCGAGTTCACCTATGGCACCGCGACCGAGGGCAAGGAAAGCTATGCGATCGCCACCTATGGCCGCATTATCGGCTTCAGCCGGCAGATGCTGATCAACGATGACCTGCGCGCCTTCGACCGGGTCGTCCAGTCCTTCGGTGCCTCGGCCGCGAACCTTGAATCGGATATCCTCTATTCGATCCTGCTGTCGAACCCCGCCATGGGCGACGGCACCGCGCTGTTTCATGCCAATCACGGCAACCTCGGCACGGCGGCGGCGATCACCGAGGAGTCCCTGACCGCGATGCTGCGCGCCTTCGCTGTGCAGAAGGATCTGGACGGCCGGGCGATCACGGTTCTGCCGCGCAACATCATCGTTCCGCCCGGAAAGCGGATGGTCGAAATCCACAAGCAACTGGCCGCAACCACGCCCGGCAGCACGGCCGAGGTGAACCCCTATTCGAACCGCTTCTCGGTGGTCGAGGAAATCCGGCTGGTGAATACCGCCGGTCCCGATCCGTGGTTCGCCGCCACCGATCCCGCCTTCGGTGCGGTGGAATACGCCTATCTGGCGGGTCAGGAGGGTCTCTATACCGAGCATCGCGTCGGCTTCGAGGTCGATGGCATCGAGTTCAAGGCCCGTCACGATTTCGGCGCCAAGGCCATCGACTGGCGCGGTCTCTACAAGAATCCCGGCATCGCGTGA
- a CDS encoding DUF2190 family protein: MKNFIATGNTLTITAEADIASGAGVLIGSIFGVATGPIANGAQGVINLTGVYDLPKTASQAWTVGAKVYWDNTAKACTTTVGSNTLIGIAVLAVGGGAGETTGRVRLNGAAV, encoded by the coding sequence ATGAAAAACTTCATCGCAACGGGTAACACGCTCACCATCACCGCCGAGGCGGATATCGCCTCGGGCGCAGGCGTTCTGATCGGCTCGATCTTCGGCGTTGCCACCGGCCCCATCGCCAATGGCGCGCAAGGCGTCATCAACCTCACTGGCGTCTATGATCTGCCGAAGACCGCGTCCCAGGCCTGGACGGTCGGCGCGAAGGTCTATTGGGACAACACCGCCAAGGCTTGCACGACCACGGTCGGCTCCAACACGCTGATCGGCATTGCGGTGCTCGCGGTCGGAGGCGGCGCTGGGGAAACTACCGGCCGCGTCCGTCTGAACGGGGCGGCCGTCTGA
- a CDS encoding head-tail joining protein: MSAFATAATRIFADPNMAVDATWLPGGVRPGSTIRAIRKSSDELTSYGGARVWSETVRIDVMAAETPSIQSGDRIVIGGETFEVQGEPIRDRERLIVTLDLRPI, encoded by the coding sequence ATGAGCGCCTTTGCCACCGCTGCGACCCGGATCTTCGCGGACCCGAACATGGCGGTTGACGCGACATGGTTGCCGGGCGGGGTTCGGCCCGGCAGCACCATTCGCGCCATCCGCAAATCCTCTGACGAGTTGACCAGCTATGGTGGCGCGCGGGTGTGGTCGGAGACCGTGCGCATCGACGTGATGGCGGCCGAAACCCCGTCAATCCAGTCCGGCGACCGTATCGTGATCGGCGGCGAGACCTTCGAGGTTCAGGGCGAGCCGATCCGCGACCGGGAACGGCTGATCGTGACCCTCGATCTGAGGCCCATATGA
- a CDS encoding DUF6441 family protein, with the protein MKLRAEIADIARLMADEVKAGEKAVHFGIRDAGIALKAAWRGQVTSAGLGQRLARTIRSETWPKGRHSMNAASMVWTRAPVIVNAHDTGPLIRSKGGFWLAIPLEAAGKSRSGKRPTPGEWEARTGLRLIFVYRRTGPSLLVAEARLTKHGRAAVSRSRTGRGLASVPIFLLVPQVRLKKRLDLEKPANAALASLPGAIVSRWERT; encoded by the coding sequence ATGAAGCTGCGTGCCGAGATCGCGGATATCGCCAGGCTGATGGCCGATGAGGTCAAGGCCGGCGAAAAGGCGGTGCATTTCGGGATCCGCGATGCCGGGATCGCGCTCAAGGCCGCATGGCGGGGGCAGGTCACCAGCGCAGGCCTTGGCCAGCGGCTGGCCCGCACCATCCGCTCGGAGACCTGGCCCAAGGGGCGGCACAGCATGAATGCCGCGTCGATGGTCTGGACCCGCGCCCCGGTGATCGTGAACGCCCATGACACCGGGCCGCTGATCCGCTCAAAGGGCGGGTTCTGGCTGGCGATCCCGCTTGAGGCAGCCGGAAAGAGCCGCAGCGGCAAGCGCCCGACGCCGGGCGAATGGGAGGCGCGCACCGGGCTGCGGCTGATCTTCGTCTATCGCCGAACCGGCCCCAGCCTGCTGGTCGCCGAGGCGCGGCTGACCAAGCACGGTCGGGCGGCCGTGTCCCGGTCCAGAACCGGGCGCGGCCTCGCCTCGGTGCCGATCTTTCTGCTGGTGCCGCAGGTCAGGCTGAAGAAGCGGCTGGATCTTGAGAAGCCGGCCAATGCCGCTCTGGCATCCCTGCCGGGCGCAATCGTCTCTCGCTGGGAACGCACATGA
- a CDS encoding phage antirepressor KilAC domain-containing protein — MSTMISHLPAGPQEASPLTMSSREIAELLESRHDKVKQSIERLAARGVIVQPPMGDEQDMDALGRLRTTSVYRLEKRDSIIVVAQLSPEFTARLVDRWQELEEQVARAPATDLNDPAQLRALLLSYSEQHVALQEKVQALLPAQEKLDRIAQADGSFCITNAAKLLQMRPKDLFLWLQENGWIYKRPGGASFLGYHSKTATSLLEHRITTVLRADGSEKVTEQVRVTAKGLTRLAALVKPPLH, encoded by the coding sequence ATGAGCACCATGATCTCGCATCTGCCAGCCGGCCCGCAGGAAGCCAGCCCGCTCACCATGTCTTCGCGCGAAATCGCCGAGCTTCTCGAAAGCCGCCATGACAAGGTAAAGCAATCCATCGAGCGGCTGGCCGCACGCGGTGTCATCGTCCAACCCCCAATGGGGGATGAACAGGATATGGATGCATTGGGCCGTCTGCGCACGACTTCCGTCTATCGGCTCGAGAAACGCGACAGCATCATTGTCGTGGCGCAGCTCTCGCCCGAGTTCACCGCAAGGCTGGTCGACCGCTGGCAGGAACTGGAAGAGCAAGTGGCCCGCGCCCCGGCCACCGACCTCAACGACCCGGCGCAGCTGCGGGCGCTGCTACTCAGCTACAGCGAACAGCATGTGGCCCTGCAAGAGAAAGTGCAGGCGCTGCTGCCCGCACAGGAGAAGCTGGACCGGATCGCGCAGGCGGATGGGTCATTCTGCATCACCAACGCCGCCAAGCTTTTGCAGATGCGCCCGAAAGACCTGTTTCTCTGGCTGCAGGAAAATGGCTGGATCTACAAACGCCCCGGCGGCGCGAGCTTTCTCGGCTACCACAGCAAGACCGCGACCAGCCTGCTCGAGCACAGGATCACCACTGTCTTGCGCGCCGATGGTTCGGAAAAGGTCACCGAGCAGGTGCGGGTGACCGCCAAGGGCCTCACCAGGCTGGCCGCGCTGGTCAAGCCGCCATTGCACTGA
- a CDS encoding phage tail tube protein, whose protein sequence is MARAQGARSQLAAAFETVYGTAPVSGFTRLPFASSTLSAEQPLLGSELLGYGRDPLAPVKDAITADGDLTIPIDAEGFGFWLKAAFGAPVTTGTAPGPYTHEFRSGNWTLPSMAIETGMPEVPRFAMYSGVMVNQLSWTMQRSGLLTASAQLVAQGETVASTSQAGTPTDLDLLRFGHFNGQVTRNGAALGNVISAQITYANNLDRIETIRSDGMIDGADPSIAALNGQIELRFADMVLMNQAIAGGPCELEFAYTLTSGESLTVTAHAVYLPRPRIEISGPQGIQASFDWQAARGSSPARMATITLVNNTEEY, encoded by the coding sequence ATGGCACGCGCCCAAGGTGCGCGGTCGCAACTCGCGGCTGCGTTCGAGACTGTTTATGGCACCGCCCCCGTCAGCGGCTTCACCCGCCTGCCCTTCGCATCCTCGACGCTGAGCGCCGAACAGCCGCTGCTCGGCTCGGAGCTGCTGGGATATGGCCGGGACCCGCTGGCCCCGGTCAAGGATGCGATCACCGCGGATGGCGATCTGACCATCCCCATCGATGCCGAGGGTTTCGGCTTCTGGCTGAAGGCCGCGTTCGGGGCGCCGGTCACGACCGGAACCGCGCCGGGACCCTATACGCATGAGTTCCGCTCAGGCAACTGGACCCTGCCGTCGATGGCGATCGAGACCGGCATGCCGGAGGTGCCGCGCTTTGCCATGTATTCCGGCGTCATGGTCAATCAGCTCAGCTGGACCATGCAGCGTTCGGGGCTGCTGACCGCCAGCGCCCAGCTTGTGGCACAGGGCGAGACCGTGGCCAGCACCTCGCAGGCCGGCACGCCCACCGATCTCGACCTGCTGCGCTTCGGGCACTTCAACGGACAGGTCACGAGGAACGGCGCGGCGCTGGGCAACGTGATCTCGGCCCAGATCACCTATGCCAACAACCTCGACCGGATCGAGACCATCCGCAGCGACGGCATGATCGACGGCGCGGATCCCTCCATCGCCGCGCTGAACGGCCAGATCGAGCTGCGCTTTGCCGATATGGTGCTGATGAACCAGGCCATCGCCGGCGGGCCGTGCGAACTGGAGTTCGCATACACCCTGACCAGTGGCGAAAGCCTGACCGTCACCGCCCATGCCGTCTATCTACCCCGCCCCCGCATCGAGATCAGCGGGCCGCAGGGCATTCAGGCCAGCTTCGACTGGCAGGCGGCGCGCGGGTCCAGCCCGGCGCGCATGGCAACCATCACCCTTGTCAACAACACCGAGGAATATTGA
- a CDS encoding DUF7697 family protein, with amino-acid sequence MLGWDMGTALEMGRALGIAPLAVVELLPVIEAEMIRKTNQKIEEGRQDG; translated from the coding sequence GTGCTGGGCTGGGACATGGGCACGGCGCTGGAAATGGGCCGCGCCCTTGGCATTGCACCGCTGGCGGTCGTGGAACTGCTGCCGGTGATCGAGGCGGAAATGATCCGCAAGACCAACCAGAAGATCGAGGAAGGCCGCCAGGATGGCTGA
- a CDS encoding tape measure protein, with translation MAEKKVSVRLVAENGRQVRAELEGVGNAGAASFQKLSKEVDTAGVMLRRLAGIAAGALSIRQVAQYADTWTDLRSRVDLATGSQEKGAAVMDRLAQMARRTYSGIEQTTESWLSNATALRELGLSTAESLDFTEALNNAMVVSGAKAERAASVQNALSKAMALGSLSGDNLNTVIQTGGRVAELLAAELGTTVSGLRVMGTQGAITGEVIRTALVGNLELLREEADSMPATIGDAFTLIGNAALQLVGSWDQLLGASSTVASVLILVADNIERLASLAIAFAGFMAGRWVAAFVAARVATFSLSTALTVLRGALIRTGIGALIVAAGELIYQFSSLVKSVGGIGTAFKLLGDVAKEVGQRIVLAFQASFALLNAAWDGYRAYVFTVLDLIVTGGVTAVDRYVAVWHGGFEAIKAIWALLPDAIGDLAFKAANGFIAGVEAMLNGVVTRINSFISGINAALAMLPEWAVGEGGAQIGTLDPFNIGRIDNPFEGSASDAGSAAAGAFADAWDRSYIKPPDLFGDLADQAAAAASAHLDAAQALGAAAVAPLESWQALKDAVTASGEDGANALDDAAGAADRVAGAMDRAGGAAGRAGAAGKKAGEDTTNGAEQAKQGWDAVIAPLSDYAQKARDISGDIGNALVGAFQSAENAVGEFVKTGKLNFRDLVTSMLADMAKLGARRFLLGPLAGILSGFMPGLNVPILHAGGMVGGAAPSRMVSAMAFANAPRMHSGGWAGLRSDEVPAILQKGERVLSRREAAGYWGGVTININARDAESFRQSRAQISADIARAVAMGRRGV, from the coding sequence ATGGCTGAGAAAAAAGTATCCGTCCGGCTGGTGGCCGAGAACGGCCGGCAGGTCCGGGCGGAACTGGAGGGCGTCGGCAATGCTGGCGCCGCCAGCTTCCAGAAGCTGTCGAAGGAGGTGGACACGGCCGGCGTCATGTTGCGCCGCCTCGCCGGTATCGCGGCTGGCGCGCTCAGCATCCGCCAGGTCGCGCAATATGCCGATACCTGGACCGATCTGCGCTCGCGGGTCGATCTGGCGACCGGGTCGCAGGAGAAGGGCGCCGCCGTCATGGACCGGCTCGCGCAGATGGCGCGGCGCACCTATTCGGGAATCGAGCAGACGACCGAAAGCTGGCTCTCGAACGCCACCGCCCTGCGCGAACTCGGACTTTCCACCGCCGAGAGCCTCGATTTCACCGAGGCGCTGAACAACGCCATGGTGGTCTCGGGCGCAAAGGCCGAGCGCGCGGCCTCGGTCCAGAACGCGCTCTCGAAGGCGATGGCGCTGGGCAGCCTGTCGGGCGACAACCTCAATACCGTGATTCAGACCGGCGGCCGGGTGGCCGAACTGCTGGCGGCGGAACTTGGCACCACGGTTTCCGGCCTGCGAGTGATGGGAACGCAGGGCGCGATCACCGGCGAGGTGATCCGCACCGCGCTGGTCGGCAATCTGGAGCTGCTGCGCGAGGAAGCGGACTCCATGCCGGCCACCATCGGCGACGCGTTCACGCTGATCGGCAATGCGGCGCTGCAACTGGTTGGCAGCTGGGATCAGCTTCTGGGTGCCTCCTCCACCGTCGCCTCTGTGCTGATCCTTGTCGCGGACAATATCGAACGCCTCGCCTCGCTCGCGATTGCCTTCGCCGGCTTCATGGCCGGGCGCTGGGTGGCGGCTTTTGTCGCCGCCCGTGTCGCGACCTTCTCGCTGTCCACGGCGCTGACCGTGCTGCGGGGGGCGCTGATCCGCACCGGCATCGGCGCGCTGATCGTCGCGGCGGGCGAGCTGATCTACCAGTTTTCCTCGCTGGTCAAATCAGTCGGCGGCATCGGCACGGCGTTCAAGCTGCTAGGCGATGTCGCAAAGGAGGTCGGCCAGCGCATCGTCCTGGCCTTCCAGGCATCGTTCGCGCTGCTCAATGCGGCCTGGGATGGCTATCGCGCCTATGTGTTCACGGTGCTCGACCTGATCGTGACCGGGGGCGTCACCGCCGTGGACCGATATGTTGCGGTCTGGCACGGCGGGTTTGAGGCGATCAAGGCGATCTGGGCATTGCTGCCGGATGCCATTGGCGATCTGGCGTTCAAGGCGGCGAACGGGTTTATCGCCGGGGTCGAGGCGATGCTGAACGGCGTCGTCACCCGGATCAACAGTTTCATCTCCGGCATCAACGCCGCCCTCGCCATGCTGCCCGAATGGGCTGTCGGCGAAGGCGGAGCGCAGATCGGAACCTTGGACCCGTTCAACATCGGCCGCATCGACAACCCGTTCGAGGGATCCGCATCTGATGCAGGGAGCGCCGCGGCAGGCGCATTCGCCGATGCCTGGGACCGGAGCTACATCAAGCCCCCCGACCTGTTCGGTGATCTTGCCGATCAGGCGGCCGCGGCAGCCTCCGCCCATCTCGACGCCGCGCAGGCACTGGGCGCGGCGGCGGTCGCGCCGCTGGAAAGCTGGCAGGCGCTGAAGGATGCGGTCACCGCCTCAGGCGAGGATGGCGCGAACGCGCTGGACGATGCGGCTGGCGCGGCCGACCGGGTTGCCGGCGCCATGGATCGCGCCGGTGGCGCTGCGGGCCGGGCCGGTGCGGCTGGCAAGAAAGCCGGCGAAGACACTACAAACGGCGCGGAACAGGCGAAACAGGGCTGGGATGCGGTTATCGCCCCGCTCTCCGACTATGCCCAGAAGGCCCGCGACATCAGCGGTGATATCGGCAACGCGCTGGTCGGAGCGTTCCAGAGCGCCGAGAATGCGGTCGGCGAGTTCGTGAAGACCGGCAAGCTGAACTTCCGCGACCTCGTGACCTCGATGCTGGCCGACATGGCGAAGCTGGGCGCGCGCCGGTTCCTGCTCGGGCCGCTGGCCGGGATTCTGTCGGGCTTCATGCCGGGGCTGAATGTGCCGATCCTCCATGCCGGCGGCATGGTCGGCGGTGCAGCGCCGTCCCGCATGGTCTCGGCCATGGCCTTCGCCAATGCGCCCCGGATGCATTCCGGCGGCTGGGCGGGCCTGCGCTCGGACGAGGTGCCGGCGATCCTGCAGAAGGGCGAGCGGGTGCTCTCGCGCCGCGAAGCGGCGGGTTACTGGGGCGGCGTCACCATCAACATCAACGCCCGCGATGCCGAGAGCTTCCGGCAGTCGCGAGCACAGATTTCGGCAGATATCGCGCGGGCCGTCGCCATGGGAAGGAGAGGGGTGTAA
- a CDS encoding DUF2460 domain-containing protein — protein sequence MTFHDVRFPDNISRGARGGPERRTQIVELASGDEERNASWANSRRRYDVSYGIRRADDLDAVVQFFEARNGRLHGFRFKDWGDHKSCKPSAVVTHQDQLLGTGNGTATAFQLVKRYASGAQSWTRSITRPVADSVRLALGGVEQLSGWSVDTTTGVVTFGTAPAAGVTVRAGFEFDVPVRFDSDALDVTLDIERLGSITSIPLVEIRR from the coding sequence ATGACTTTTCACGATGTCCGGTTCCCGGACAATATCAGCCGCGGTGCGCGCGGCGGGCCGGAGCGACGCACCCAGATCGTGGAACTGGCCTCCGGCGACGAGGAACGCAACGCCAGCTGGGCCAACTCGCGCCGCCGCTATGACGTCTCCTATGGCATCCGCCGCGCCGACGATCTCGACGCCGTGGTACAATTCTTCGAGGCCCGCAACGGGCGGCTGCACGGCTTCCGCTTCAAGGATTGGGGCGATCACAAATCCTGCAAGCCATCGGCGGTGGTGACGCACCAGGACCAGTTGCTCGGGACCGGCAACGGAACCGCAACCGCGTTCCAGCTTGTGAAGCGGTATGCCTCCGGGGCGCAGTCCTGGACCCGCTCGATCACCAGGCCGGTCGCGGACAGCGTCAGGCTGGCGCTTGGCGGCGTCGAGCAGCTTTCCGGCTGGTCGGTCGATACGACGACCGGTGTCGTTACATTCGGAACCGCACCCGCCGCTGGCGTCACCGTCCGCGCGGGGTTCGAATTCGACGTGCCCGTCCGCTTCGACAGTGACGCGCTCGACGTCACCCTCGATATCGAGCGGCTCGGCTCGATCACCTCCATCCCGCTCGTGGAAATCCGCCGATGA
- a CDS encoding DUF2163 domain-containing protein, with the protein MKTLPPALQAHLDDGTTTLAWCWKITRADGQSFGFTDHDCPLVFGGTDYEPESGLSASEIRAGSDLSVDSQDAQGALTSGRITETDILDGRWDNALVEVWRVNWNALGQRVLIRRGAIGELRRGRMSFVAEVRSMAHVLGQTVGRVYQGTCDAALGDSRCGVNIAAAAYRGTGAVVDPIRDGAFTASGLGGFASGWFSFGHLEWTSGPNSGRLAEVMLHEIASGVVTITLLEAPVRAVAGGNAFTIRAGCDKRSATCAAKFSNIANFRGFPHIPGQDAVVRYATADGGHEGAVL; encoded by the coding sequence ATGAAAACGCTCCCTCCTGCCCTGCAGGCGCATCTGGACGATGGCACCACCACGCTGGCCTGGTGCTGGAAGATCACCCGCGCCGATGGCCAGAGCTTCGGTTTTACCGATCATGATTGCCCGCTTGTCTTCGGCGGCACGGACTATGAGCCGGAAAGCGGGCTTTCGGCATCCGAGATCCGGGCCGGCTCGGATCTGTCGGTGGATTCCCAGGATGCGCAGGGAGCGCTGACCTCGGGCCGGATCACCGAGACCGATATTCTGGACGGGCGCTGGGACAACGCACTGGTCGAGGTCTGGCGGGTGAACTGGAACGCCCTCGGCCAGCGGGTGCTGATCCGGCGCGGCGCCATCGGCGAGTTGCGGCGCGGGCGCATGTCCTTCGTCGCCGAGGTGCGCAGCATGGCGCATGTGCTGGGTCAGACGGTCGGCCGGGTCTATCAGGGCACCTGCGATGCGGCACTGGGCGACAGCCGATGCGGGGTGAACATTGCCGCCGCCGCTTATCGCGGCACCGGCGCGGTGGTCGATCCGATCCGCGACGGCGCCTTCACCGCCTCCGGCCTCGGTGGCTTCGCCAGCGGCTGGTTCAGCTTCGGTCATCTGGAATGGACGAGCGGCCCGAACAGCGGTCGGCTGGCCGAAGTGATGCTGCACGAGATCGCCTCCGGCGTGGTCACCATCACGCTGCTGGAAGCGCCTGTGCGCGCGGTCGCGGGCGGCAATGCGTTCACCATCCGCGCCGGCTGCGACAAGCGCAGCGCGACCTGCGCGGCCAAGTTCAGCAACATCGCCAACTTCCGCGGCTTCCCGCATATCCCCGGCCAGGACGCGGTTGTCCGCTACGCCACGGCGGATGGCGGGCACGAGGGGGCGGTGCTGTGA
- a CDS encoding NlpC/P60 family protein — MIAAARGWLGTPYHDQASVKGVGCDCLGLARGIWREVVGSETLPVPPYSRDWGEIGSREVLAENAGRVMIRIDPAEAGPGAVVLFRMRAGAIVKHVGILTGEGAFVHSYERLGVIEEPLTTAWRRRIAFAFLFPRPARALHKKKT; from the coding sequence GTGATCGCCGCCGCGCGCGGCTGGCTCGGCACGCCCTATCACGATCAGGCCAGCGTCAAGGGCGTCGGCTGCGACTGCCTCGGGCTGGCGCGCGGCATCTGGCGCGAAGTGGTCGGAAGCGAGACGCTGCCGGTGCCGCCCTACAGCCGCGACTGGGGCGAGATCGGCAGCCGCGAGGTGCTGGCCGAGAATGCCGGCCGGGTGATGATCCGCATCGACCCGGCCGAGGCCGGGCCGGGCGCGGTGGTGCTGTTCCGCATGCGCGCGGGCGCCATCGTCAAGCATGTCGGGATCCTGACCGGCGAGGGCGCATTCGTCCACAGCTACGAGCGGCTCGGCGTGATCGAGGAGCCGCTCACCACCGCATGGCGGCGGCGCATTGCCTTCGCATTCCTGTTCCCGCGCCCGGCTCGCGCCCTGCACAAGAAGAAGACCTGA